One region of Vibrio pelagius genomic DNA includes:
- the ilvN gene encoding acetolactate synthase small subunit, whose translation MRHIISLLMENQPGALSRVVGLFSQRGYNIESLNVSPTDDPTLSRLNVTTNSDEMQLEQIQKQLHKLIDVLKVQEVSELDHIERELLMVKVRASGFARAEVKRTADIFRGQIVDVTASQYTVQMAGTSEKLDAFIQALSEVTEVLEVARSGVVGIARGERSLKA comes from the coding sequence ATGAGACACATTATTTCGCTATTAATGGAAAACCAACCGGGTGCCTTGTCTCGAGTGGTTGGCTTGTTTTCTCAACGTGGTTACAACATCGAATCACTAAACGTGTCGCCGACAGATGACCCAACGCTTTCGCGTCTGAACGTAACGACCAACTCAGATGAGATGCAACTAGAGCAGATCCAGAAGCAGCTGCACAAGCTGATTGATGTGCTAAAAGTTCAAGAAGTGTCAGAACTTGATCATATTGAACGTGAACTGCTAATGGTTAAGGTACGCGCGAGCGGTTTTGCGCGTGCAGAGGTTAAGCGCACTGCTGATATCTTCCGTGGCCAGATCGTCGACGTAACGGCTTCTCAATACACAGTACAGATGGCGGGCACCAGTGAGAAGTTGGATGCATTTATTCAAGCGCTATCAGAAGTGACGGAAGTACTTGAGGTCGCACGCAGTGGCGTGGTTGGGATTGCTCGAGGAGAGCGCTCCCTAAAAGCTTAA
- a CDS encoding sensor domain-containing diguanylate cyclase, which translates to MRNKKTIATLLVICVTFCAAIGLYYQQRYQDVKKQSYQSTAKQALHQLVYAERDYNVFKDQLVSMMRLLSHSQSLIDFATSPSLENKKLLEEVWKSLLVNQRWYTQIHLLDIDGQETVRVDYASRTGTVSLPTKLQDQSNYSYFHYAQTLKEEEIGGWGIELETEHGELTYPYTPILRVMTPVQTSERRVGYLVINLDVWGLASRLNFAPDFDFRAEVVNQYGYYIASQNKNKLFGDSIPERKEFNLAYIAPKTWQAISSERVGYVFEDGNLFAFNTVDLAQQQKMHLVIQLSSEQLLDRAERDLHDLAQQQLIVFFTVMVFAFPLAYLVTHYRRRSLESKLARAALSGMSAVMISDKQHRTIMTNNEFENMTGYSTSQVDGKNALQLLLENSEQLNTVESIWKHLEENDLWEGEVSCKSKLRIPFTAIMRVQAVKNNSGKVSYYITSLVDITVRKELEVRLRILSERDSLSKLWNRRKFEEQLAQYSRMVERFPNESHVCLALIDIDNFKRINDELGHDEGDRVIARVAAILQESLRTTDFVARVGGEEFAILMPHTSLAEARRLLDRLRIEVQLSEGTKVTVSIGYTDLTANSTHSYKCADIGLYESKSSGRNTISFCSSRADIA; encoded by the coding sequence ATGAGAAATAAAAAAACAATCGCTACGCTTCTCGTTATTTGCGTCACCTTCTGTGCAGCTATTGGATTGTATTACCAACAGCGATATCAAGATGTTAAAAAGCAGAGTTACCAAAGCACTGCAAAACAGGCTCTTCATCAGCTTGTGTACGCTGAACGTGATTACAATGTGTTTAAAGACCAACTGGTCTCTATGATGCGATTGCTCAGCCACAGTCAAAGCTTGATTGATTTTGCGACTTCTCCCTCTCTTGAGAATAAGAAGCTCCTGGAAGAGGTTTGGAAGTCGTTATTGGTTAACCAGAGATGGTACACCCAGATCCACCTGCTGGATATTGATGGTCAAGAGACAGTAAGAGTTGATTATGCCTCACGAACAGGTACGGTTTCTCTGCCCACAAAACTGCAAGACCAATCGAATTATAGCTACTTTCACTACGCTCAAACGTTGAAGGAAGAAGAAATTGGCGGTTGGGGGATTGAGTTGGAAACTGAACACGGTGAACTGACTTATCCTTATACGCCCATATTGAGAGTGATGACACCTGTCCAAACATCAGAGCGTCGTGTCGGTTACTTAGTAATAAATCTCGATGTATGGGGATTAGCGTCACGCTTAAATTTCGCTCCTGACTTTGATTTTCGCGCTGAAGTGGTTAACCAATATGGTTACTACATCGCCAGTCAAAACAAGAACAAACTGTTTGGCGATTCGATTCCTGAGCGTAAAGAGTTCAATCTGGCCTATATTGCCCCAAAAACATGGCAAGCCATCTCTTCCGAGCGTGTGGGGTATGTGTTCGAAGATGGAAATCTATTTGCTTTCAATACCGTAGACCTTGCTCAGCAGCAGAAGATGCACTTAGTTATCCAGCTAAGCTCAGAGCAGTTGTTAGACAGAGCTGAACGCGATCTCCATGATTTAGCACAACAGCAGCTGATCGTTTTCTTTACTGTGATGGTGTTCGCCTTCCCGTTAGCCTATCTCGTGACTCACTATCGCAGACGTAGCTTAGAAAGCAAATTGGCTCGTGCTGCATTGAGTGGCATGTCGGCGGTGATGATCTCTGATAAGCAGCATCGCACTATCATGACCAACAATGAGTTTGAGAATATGACCGGCTACAGTACGTCGCAGGTTGATGGAAAAAATGCTCTGCAGCTCTTGCTAGAGAATAGTGAACAGCTTAATACCGTGGAAAGTATATGGAAACACCTTGAAGAGAATGATCTTTGGGAAGGTGAGGTGAGTTGTAAGAGCAAGCTTCGGATCCCTTTTACTGCGATCATGAGAGTGCAAGCGGTAAAGAATAATTCAGGTAAGGTGAGTTACTACATCACGTCGCTGGTGGACATTACGGTACGCAAAGAGCTAGAAGTACGATTACGTATTCTCAGTGAGCGAGATTCACTGAGTAAGTTATGGAATCGTCGCAAGTTTGAAGAGCAGTTGGCGCAATATTCACGAATGGTGGAGCGTTTCCCTAACGAGTCTCATGTGTGCTTAGCGTTGATCGACATCGATAATTTCAAGCGCATCAATGATGAACTTGGACATGATGAGGGTGATCGTGTGATCGCTAGAGTGGCGGCGATCCTTCAGGAAAGCTTGAGAACCACAGACTTTGTCGCGCGCGTTGGTGGAGAAGAGTTTGCAATCTTAATGCCTCACACTTCGTTAGCCGAAGCGAGACGATTGTTGGATCGCTTACGTATTGAAGTTCAACTCTCTGAAGGTACGAAGGTGACAGTCAGTATCGGTTATACCGATCTTACAGCGAATAGCACCCACTCCTACAAGTGTGCGGATATAGGTCTTTACGAATCAAAGTCCTCTGGTCGTAACACTATCTCTTTCTGTTCCAGTCGAGCGGACATTGCCTAG
- a CDS encoding GntR family transcriptional regulator, translated as MIRRDILNGELLPGQKLVVADLKQKYNVGASPIREALVQLSWSKYVTLQPQKGCWVAPVSKKELNDLYESLRVVSSVLLKKAIATGDESWELEVLTSYHKLSRMNNSAEEFDSAEWEERHQQFHVALLEGADSKNMFEFFSDLINQVKRYRFLALAGVPDSEELFNINEHEMIMKLVLAKDAEQATERLDQHLVGSMRRIEKVIEAA; from the coding sequence ATGATTCGCCGAGATATTCTTAATGGTGAATTACTCCCTGGTCAAAAATTGGTTGTGGCAGATCTAAAACAGAAATACAACGTCGGCGCTTCACCGATTCGTGAAGCTCTTGTTCAACTATCATGGAGCAAGTATGTAACACTTCAGCCCCAAAAAGGGTGCTGGGTAGCCCCTGTCTCAAAGAAAGAGCTTAACGACCTCTATGAAAGCTTGCGCGTGGTTTCTTCTGTTCTACTGAAAAAAGCAATCGCTACCGGAGATGAAAGCTGGGAGCTAGAAGTCCTAACTTCCTACCACAAGCTTTCTCGTATGAACAACAGCGCTGAAGAGTTTGATAGTGCAGAGTGGGAAGAGCGCCATCAGCAATTCCACGTGGCACTTTTAGAAGGTGCGGATTCAAAAAATATGTTCGAATTCTTCAGTGACTTGATCAACCAAGTGAAGCGATACCGTTTCCTAGCATTAGCCGGAGTTCCAGACTCAGAAGAGCTGTTTAATATCAATGAACATGAGATGATTATGAAATTGGTACTTGCGAAGGACGCAGAGCAAGCAACAGAACGACTTGATCAGCATTTAGTAGGGTCAATGAGACGTATTGAAAAAGTGATTGAAGCGGCGTAA
- the pykF gene encoding pyruvate kinase PykF has protein sequence MKKTKIVCTIGPKTESVEKLTELVNAGMNVMRLNFSHGDYEEHGTRIANFREVMDKVGKQLAILLDTKGPEIRTIKLEGGNDVDLVAGQEFTFTTDTSVVGNKETVAVTYAGFAADLNVGNTILVDDGLIEMEVISTTETEVKCKVLNNGALGENKGVNLPGVSVQLPALSEKDKNDLKFGCEQGVDFVAASFIRKASDVKEIREILDANGGSDIHIISKIENQEGVDNFDEILELSDGIMVARGDLGVEIPAEEVIFAQKMMIEKCNRARKMVITATQMLDSMINNPRPTRAEAGDVANAIMDGTDAVMLSGETAKGKYPVEAVTIMAQIANRTDSALKAELGSRLDSPRLRITEAVCKGAVDTAEKLAAPLIIVATEGGKSARSVRKYFPTANIIALTTNKKTAAQLVLTKGVRPVLVDSIDSTDAFYQMGKEYALNAEFGSKGDIVVMVSGALVASGTTNTASVHVL, from the coding sequence ATGAAAAAGACCAAAATCGTATGTACGATTGGCCCTAAAACTGAATCTGTAGAGAAGCTAACTGAACTAGTAAACGCAGGCATGAACGTTATGCGTCTTAACTTCTCTCACGGTGACTACGAAGAGCATGGCACTCGTATTGCGAACTTCCGCGAAGTAATGGACAAAGTAGGTAAGCAACTGGCTATCCTTCTTGATACTAAAGGCCCAGAGATCCGTACTATCAAGCTAGAAGGCGGCAACGACGTAGATCTAGTAGCTGGTCAAGAATTCACTTTCACAACTGACACTTCAGTTGTAGGTAACAAAGAGACTGTAGCAGTAACTTACGCAGGTTTCGCAGCTGACCTAAACGTTGGTAACACAATCCTTGTAGATGACGGCCTAATCGAAATGGAAGTTATCTCTACTACTGAAACTGAAGTTAAGTGTAAAGTTCTTAACAACGGTGCACTAGGCGAAAACAAAGGTGTTAACCTTCCTGGCGTTTCTGTTCAACTTCCAGCTCTATCTGAAAAAGATAAGAACGACCTTAAGTTTGGTTGTGAGCAAGGCGTTGACTTCGTAGCTGCTTCTTTCATCCGTAAAGCATCTGACGTTAAAGAGATCCGTGAGATCCTAGACGCGAACGGCGGTAGCGACATCCACATCATCTCTAAAATTGAGAACCAAGAAGGTGTTGATAACTTCGACGAAATCCTAGAGCTTTCTGACGGTATCATGGTTGCTCGTGGTGACCTAGGTGTTGAAATCCCAGCTGAAGAAGTAATCTTCGCTCAGAAGATGATGATCGAGAAGTGTAACCGTGCACGTAAGATGGTTATCACTGCAACTCAAATGCTTGATTCTATGATCAACAACCCACGTCCAACTCGTGCAGAAGCGGGTGACGTTGCGAACGCAATCATGGACGGTACTGATGCTGTAATGCTTTCTGGTGAAACGGCGAAAGGTAAGTACCCAGTTGAAGCGGTAACTATCATGGCTCAAATCGCGAATCGCACTGACAGCGCTCTTAAAGCTGAACTAGGTTCTCGTCTAGACAGCCCACGTCTACGCATCACTGAAGCAGTATGTAAAGGCGCGGTAGACACAGCTGAGAAGCTAGCGGCTCCACTAATCATCGTTGCTACTGAAGGTGGTAAGTCTGCACGTTCTGTACGTAAGTACTTCCCAACTGCAAACATCATCGCTCTAACAACAAACAAGAAGACAGCTGCACAACTTGTTCTTACTAAAGGTGTTCGCCCAGTTCTTGTTGATTCTATCGACAGCACAGATGCGTTCTACCAGATGGGTAAAGAGTACGCTCTTAACGCTGAGTTCGGTAGCAAAGGCGACATCGTAGTTATGGTTTCTGGTGCTCTAGTTGCTTCAGGCACTACAAATACAGCTTCTGTACACGTTCTATAA
- a CDS encoding DeoR/GlpR family DNA-binding transcription regulator, producing MSKRNTQLRRHAISNLVNEKGEVSVDELSAKFETSEVTIRKDLASLEKNGQLLRRYGGAVSLPKEVVNDEIGKKVSTRKISLAKAAADLIRDHNRIVIDSGSTTGALIEQLNSKRGLVVMTNSLHVANALNELESEPTLLMTGGTWDTHSDSFQGQVAESVLRAYDFDQLFIGADGIDLERGTTTFNELVGLSKVMAEVSREVVVMVESEKVGRKIPNLELSWEHINVLITDTELAEEAKQSIESQGVRVILTEPV from the coding sequence ATGTCGAAACGAAATACTCAGCTCAGAAGGCACGCAATTTCTAATCTAGTTAACGAGAAAGGCGAGGTTAGTGTTGATGAATTGTCCGCTAAGTTTGAAACCTCGGAAGTCACAATTAGAAAGGATTTGGCCTCTTTAGAGAAAAATGGTCAGCTTTTGCGCCGATATGGCGGTGCTGTTTCATTGCCGAAAGAAGTTGTGAACGATGAGATAGGTAAAAAAGTTTCGACTCGAAAGATTTCACTGGCAAAAGCCGCGGCTGACCTAATTCGCGACCATAACCGCATTGTGATCGACAGTGGCAGTACTACCGGTGCTCTGATCGAACAGCTAAACAGTAAGCGTGGCTTGGTGGTGATGACCAACTCGTTGCATGTCGCTAACGCGCTAAATGAACTTGAAAGCGAACCGACTCTGCTAATGACAGGTGGAACCTGGGATACACATTCAGATTCGTTTCAAGGTCAGGTTGCTGAATCAGTACTGCGCGCTTATGACTTTGACCAACTGTTTATCGGTGCAGATGGCATCGACCTTGAAAGAGGCACAACAACATTTAATGAGCTTGTTGGACTGAGTAAGGTCATGGCTGAAGTATCTCGCGAAGTTGTGGTGATGGTTGAATCAGAGAAAGTCGGTCGCAAAATCCCCAATCTTGAGCTGTCTTGGGAGCACATCAATGTCTTGATCACTGATACTGAACTGGCGGAAGAAGCTAAGCAGAGTATCGAGTCTCAAGGTGTACGTGTGATTCTTACCGAGCCAGTATAG
- the glmS gene encoding glutamine--fructose-6-phosphate transaminase (isomerizing), translating to MCGIVGAVAQRDVAEILVEGLRRLEYRGYDSAGVAVVDSESNLTRVRRLGKVQELADAVEAQQVIGGTGIAHTRWATHGEPSEANAHPHMSGDIAVVHNGIIENHEELRTLLQGRGYEFTSQTDTEVIAHLVEWELRTSETLVEALQKTAKQLDGAYGTVAVDRKDPSRIVVARSGSPIVIGFGVGENFLASDQLALLSVTRRFMYLEEGDVAEVTRREVNVFDASGEPVEREIVESNAEHDAGDKGKYRHFMQKEIFEQPTALINTMEGRISDTAVITNAIGVKAEEILSKVEHVQIIACGTSYNSGMAARYWFESLAGVSCDVEIASEFRYRDFVVRPNSLLVTLSQSGETADTLAALRLAKEKGYMSAMTICNVAGSSLVRESDFAFMTRAGTEIGVASTKAFTTQLAAMLMMVTSIGRLQGRIDEAKETEIVQALHQLPTDIEKALAFDKEIEALATDFADKHHTLFLGRGEYYPIAMEASLKLKEISYIHAEAYAAGELKHGPLALIDADMPVVVIAPSNDLLEKLKSNVEEVRARGGLLYVFADEAAGFESDENMKIIKMPHVSEVTAPIYYTVPMQLLSYHVALIKGTDVDQPRNLAKAVTVE from the coding sequence ATGTGTGGAATTGTTGGTGCAGTAGCACAACGTGACGTAGCAGAAATCCTAGTAGAGGGCCTACGCCGTCTTGAGTACCGTGGTTATGACTCTGCAGGTGTCGCGGTTGTGGATAGCGAATCCAACCTGACTCGTGTACGTCGCCTAGGTAAAGTACAAGAGTTGGCTGACGCGGTTGAAGCACAACAGGTAATCGGTGGTACAGGTATCGCTCATACACGTTGGGCAACGCACGGTGAGCCTTCTGAAGCGAACGCGCACCCACACATGTCTGGTGATATTGCAGTTGTTCACAACGGCATCATCGAAAACCATGAAGAGCTACGCACGCTTCTTCAAGGTCGTGGTTATGAGTTCACGTCTCAAACAGATACAGAAGTTATTGCTCACCTAGTTGAGTGGGAACTGCGCACGTCTGAGACGCTAGTTGAAGCTCTACAAAAAACAGCGAAGCAACTTGATGGTGCGTACGGCACAGTAGCGGTTGATCGTAAAGATCCTTCACGCATTGTTGTTGCTCGTTCTGGTAGCCCAATCGTAATCGGCTTTGGTGTTGGCGAAAACTTCCTAGCATCTGACCAACTAGCACTACTTAGCGTGACACGTCGCTTTATGTACCTAGAAGAGGGCGATGTTGCTGAAGTGACTCGTCGTGAAGTTAATGTATTTGATGCAAGCGGTGAGCCTGTTGAGCGTGAAATCGTTGAATCTAACGCAGAGCACGATGCGGGTGACAAAGGTAAATACCGTCACTTCATGCAGAAAGAGATCTTTGAGCAGCCAACTGCACTGATCAACACAATGGAAGGTCGTATTTCAGATACGGCTGTGATCACTAATGCAATCGGTGTTAAAGCGGAAGAGATCCTAAGCAAAGTAGAGCACGTTCAGATCATTGCATGTGGTACTTCTTACAACTCAGGTATGGCAGCGCGTTACTGGTTTGAGTCTCTAGCGGGCGTAAGCTGTGACGTAGAGATCGCTTCTGAGTTCCGTTACCGTGACTTCGTTGTTCGTCCAAACAGCCTGCTTGTGACGCTTTCTCAATCTGGTGAGACGGCAGACACACTAGCAGCACTTCGTCTTGCTAAAGAGAAAGGCTACATGTCCGCTATGACTATCTGTAACGTTGCGGGCTCTTCACTGGTTCGTGAATCTGACTTTGCATTCATGACTCGCGCAGGGACAGAGATCGGTGTAGCTTCAACAAAAGCATTTACTACACAACTTGCAGCGATGCTGATGATGGTAACGTCAATTGGTCGTCTACAAGGCCGTATCGATGAAGCGAAAGAGACTGAAATCGTTCAAGCACTTCACCAACTGCCTACAGACATCGAGAAAGCACTGGCGTTTGATAAAGAGATCGAAGCGCTAGCAACTGACTTTGCTGATAAGCACCACACACTATTCCTAGGTCGTGGCGAGTACTACCCAATCGCGATGGAAGCGTCTCTGAAACTGAAAGAGATCTCTTACATCCACGCTGAAGCATACGCTGCAGGTGAGCTTAAGCACGGCCCTCTGGCTCTGATTGATGCAGACATGCCTGTAGTGGTTATTGCACCAAGCAACGACCTGCTAGAGAAGCTGAAGTCGAACGTAGAAGAAGTACGTGCACGTGGCGGCCTGCTGTATGTATTCGCGGATGAAGCAGCTGGCTTTGAAAGCGATGAGAATATGAAGATCATAAAGATGCCTCACGTAAGTGAAGTAACAGCGCCTATCTACTACACGGTTCCAATGCAGCTACTGTCTTACCACGTAGCGCTAATCAAAGGTACGGACGTTGACCAACCTCGTAACCTAGCGAAAGCGGTAACGGTAGAGTAA
- a CDS encoding TRAP transporter substrate-binding protein: MTTRNKILPLIKAASVALLATVSLSAQAAEKVYRLKLAETWGPNTPILGDASKNMAKLANEMSNGRLQIRIDSANKHKAPLGVFDMVKSGQYDLGHSSSYYWKGKVPNTLYFSSMPFGMMTTEQYAWFYQGGGMELMQEVYAPHNLLSFPGGNSDIQMGGWFKKEINSIEDLKGLKMRIPGFAGEVFAKVGAKPTNIAPGELYTSLERGTIDALEWVGPAFDLRMGFQKIAPYYYTAWHEPGSETQFLVNKKTWDKLPKDLQLILETSFRVAAFDMYTQALDANANSWATMQSEYPDIKVRDFPPEVLQTMRAATDELLAEQAAKDPLAKKIIDSQADYAKKVRAWTNISTKAYLNHK, encoded by the coding sequence ATGACGACTCGAAACAAAATCCTCCCCCTAATCAAAGCAGCCTCAGTGGCGCTGCTCGCAACAGTTTCACTCTCCGCACAGGCCGCGGAAAAAGTGTATCGCTTAAAGCTTGCTGAAACTTGGGGGCCGAATACCCCAATCCTAGGTGATGCCAGCAAAAACATGGCTAAGTTAGCCAATGAAATGTCTAACGGTCGCCTGCAGATCCGCATCGACTCAGCCAATAAGCACAAAGCACCGCTTGGCGTGTTCGATATGGTGAAGTCGGGACAATACGATTTAGGACACTCAAGCTCTTACTACTGGAAAGGTAAGGTGCCAAATACGCTCTACTTCTCCTCAATGCCATTTGGCATGATGACCACCGAGCAGTACGCATGGTTTTACCAAGGCGGTGGTATGGAGCTAATGCAAGAGGTGTACGCGCCACATAACCTACTGTCGTTCCCAGGTGGCAACTCCGATATTCAAATGGGTGGCTGGTTTAAGAAAGAAATCAACTCAATCGAGGACCTCAAAGGCTTGAAGATGCGCATCCCAGGCTTTGCTGGCGAAGTGTTCGCTAAGGTTGGTGCGAAGCCAACCAATATTGCACCGGGTGAGCTCTACACTTCTCTAGAACGTGGCACGATTGATGCGCTCGAATGGGTTGGCCCTGCCTTTGACCTGCGTATGGGCTTTCAAAAGATTGCACCTTACTACTACACCGCTTGGCATGAGCCGGGATCAGAGACTCAATTCTTAGTAAACAAAAAGACTTGGGATAAGCTACCCAAAGACCTTCAGCTCATTTTAGAAACGTCTTTCCGAGTGGCGGCTTTCGATATGTATACCCAAGCACTTGATGCGAATGCTAATAGCTGGGCAACGATGCAGTCTGAGTACCCAGACATTAAAGTCCGTGACTTCCCGCCAGAAGTACTACAAACGATGCGCGCAGCTACAGACGAGCTACTTGCTGAGCAAGCCGCAAAAGATCCTTTGGCGAAGAAAATCATCGACTCTCAAGCGGATTACGCAAAGAAAGTCCGAGCGTGGACCAACATCTCAACCAAGGCCTACCTCAACCACAAATAA
- a CDS encoding O-acetylhomoserine aminocarboxypropyltransferase/cysteine synthase family protein: MKDETLSIHFGYETDPTTKSVATPIYQTVAYEFDDAQHGADLFNLEVPGNIYTRIMNPTNDVLEKRMAALEGGIAGLVVSAGSAAINYAIQTLAQIGDNIVSTPQLYGGTYTLFAHMLPNQGIEVRFAKDDKPESLAELIDENTKAVYCESIGNPAGNIIDLERVAELAHAQGVPVIVDNTVATPVLCKPIDFGADIVVHSLTKYVGGHGTTLGGVIVDSGKFPWAEHKDRFPVFNQPEPSYHGVVYTEAFGEAAFIGRARTVPLRNTGSALSPMNAFILMQGLETLSLRMERHTENALKVAEYLKQHDKVSWVSYAGLPDSEFYPLAEKYMQGKPSAILSFGLKDGYEAGVRFYDALQIFKRLVNIGDAKSLACHPASTTHRQLSEQEQKQAGVSPEMIRLSVGIEHIDDILADLEQALNA; encoded by the coding sequence ATGAAAGACGAAACACTCTCGATTCACTTTGGTTACGAAACTGACCCGACAACCAAATCTGTCGCCACACCTATCTATCAAACGGTGGCTTACGAGTTCGATGATGCTCAACATGGCGCTGATCTCTTTAACCTAGAAGTTCCAGGCAACATCTACACCCGTATCATGAACCCAACCAATGATGTGTTGGAAAAACGAATGGCAGCGCTTGAGGGTGGTATTGCAGGCTTAGTGGTGAGTGCTGGTAGTGCTGCAATCAACTATGCGATTCAGACCTTGGCGCAAATTGGGGATAACATTGTGTCCACGCCTCAACTATACGGTGGTACATACACTCTGTTTGCACACATGCTGCCAAACCAAGGCATTGAAGTGCGCTTTGCTAAGGACGATAAACCAGAAAGCTTGGCTGAACTCATCGATGAGAACACCAAAGCGGTTTACTGTGAAAGTATTGGTAACCCAGCCGGTAATATCATCGACCTTGAGCGTGTCGCCGAACTTGCCCACGCTCAGGGTGTGCCAGTCATTGTCGATAACACAGTCGCGACTCCAGTTCTATGCAAGCCTATCGATTTTGGCGCGGACATTGTTGTGCATTCATTAACGAAATACGTTGGCGGCCACGGTACTACTCTAGGTGGCGTCATTGTCGACTCAGGAAAATTCCCATGGGCCGAGCATAAAGATCGCTTCCCAGTATTCAACCAACCCGAGCCCTCTTACCACGGCGTGGTGTACACCGAAGCTTTTGGTGAAGCAGCCTTTATCGGCCGAGCGCGTACAGTACCGCTGCGCAATACAGGCTCAGCACTTTCACCAATGAACGCCTTTATACTGATGCAAGGCTTAGAGACCTTGTCACTGCGTATGGAACGTCACACTGAGAACGCCCTCAAGGTTGCTGAGTATCTCAAGCAGCACGACAAAGTGAGCTGGGTGAGCTATGCTGGTTTGCCAGACTCTGAGTTCTACCCACTGGCTGAGAAATACATGCAAGGTAAACCTTCCGCTATCTTGTCTTTTGGCCTCAAGGATGGTTATGAAGCCGGAGTTCGCTTCTATGACGCACTGCAGATCTTCAAACGCTTGGTTAATATTGGTGATGCTAAGTCACTAGCCTGTCACCCAGCGTCAACGACTCACCGTCAGTTAAGTGAGCAAGAACAGAAGCAAGCAGGTGTGTCTCCAGAAATGATTCGTCTCTCTGTTGGTATCGAACATATCGACGATATTCTTGCCGACCTAGAACAAGCATTGAACGCTTAA
- a CDS encoding bile acid:sodium symporter family protein, whose product MLRVITNLFPIWAVLFSTAAFFKPDLFIGLKTSIVPLLTLIMLAMGLTLKLSDFANVLNRFSAVAVGVVLQFTIMPLVALLIAISLNFDADLTVGLVLVGCVAGGTSSNVMCFLSKGDVALSITMTAISTLLGVLITPLLVELLAGKAVDIPVMGMITSLIKIVLIPVIIGIVLNSLFNSALDKISDVLPLISMIAIVLIIAIVVALNAGKLVEVGPVVALAVVIHNSIGLFLGYFLPKKLGFEESVCRTIAFEVGLQNSGLATALAMKFFAPTAAIAGTIFSVWHNISGSILAGYWSKKTKVERTVLTQ is encoded by the coding sequence ATGCTCAGAGTAATCACTAACCTTTTTCCCATATGGGCTGTTTTGTTTTCTACGGCAGCTTTTTTTAAACCAGATTTATTCATTGGTTTAAAAACATCTATTGTTCCACTATTAACCTTAATAATGCTCGCTATGGGGTTAACTCTGAAGCTTTCTGATTTTGCTAATGTATTAAATAGATTTTCAGCTGTAGCAGTCGGTGTTGTGCTTCAATTCACCATTATGCCACTAGTAGCTTTATTGATTGCCATCTCACTTAATTTTGATGCAGACCTTACGGTCGGATTAGTTCTTGTTGGCTGTGTTGCTGGCGGCACAAGTAGCAATGTTATGTGCTTCCTATCAAAAGGAGATGTCGCTCTTTCTATAACAATGACAGCAATCAGTACCTTACTTGGCGTGCTGATTACTCCGCTTCTAGTTGAATTATTAGCAGGTAAAGCCGTTGATATTCCTGTTATGGGTATGATTACTAGCCTAATCAAGATTGTATTAATACCAGTTATTATTGGCATAGTATTAAACAGTCTCTTTAATTCAGCTCTCGATAAAATCTCCGATGTTTTACCGCTTATCTCTATGATTGCAATCGTTTTAATTATTGCGATTGTTGTTGCTCTAAATGCAGGGAAGCTAGTTGAAGTTGGACCGGTTGTTGCATTAGCGGTAGTAATACACAATTCAATTGGATTATTTCTGGGGTATTTCTTACCTAAGAAGTTAGGTTTTGAAGAGAGTGTATGCAGAACGATTGCTTTCGAAGTCGGTCTTCAAAATTCTGGCCTTGCAACTGCACTTGCAATGAAATTTTTTGCACCTACTGCTGCTATTGCAGGTACCATTTTCTCTGTGTGGCACAATATCAGCGGTTCGATACTTGCCGGATATTGGTCGAAAAAAACCAAGGTGGAGCGAACGGTTTTAACACAGTAA